One genomic window of Thermorudis peleae includes the following:
- a CDS encoding DegV family protein, which produces MTHHRPVWIVTDSTADLPSSLLEGLPIRIVPLIIDVGGRSYFDQVDITSEQVAALLRAKQLLRTSQPSVGAFQAVYEPLLREGFDIVSIHIAAQLSGTWNAARLAAQQAPDRIAVIDGQTVSIGTGWLVFEAAHLAVQGASQATIVETIERRKRDVRVFAMLDTLEYLYRGGRIGRASAFLGTALQVKPILTVREGVVEPVERVRTTRRAIERLVELAAEHGPFDHLAVLHLDALALAESLRDRLLALYPDQTIPLSNLGPVVGTYTGPGTLGFAGLKKTG; this is translated from the coding sequence GTGACACACCATCGACCAGTCTGGATCGTTACCGACAGTACGGCAGACCTTCCTTCTTCCCTGCTTGAAGGCTTGCCGATTCGGATCGTACCGTTGATCATTGACGTCGGTGGTCGAAGCTATTTCGACCAGGTTGATATCACAAGCGAGCAGGTGGCCGCGCTGCTGCGAGCAAAGCAACTCCTCCGCACATCGCAGCCATCCGTTGGGGCATTTCAAGCCGTTTATGAGCCACTGCTACGTGAGGGGTTTGACATTGTATCAATTCATATTGCCGCACAACTCTCCGGAACCTGGAACGCTGCGCGGCTGGCGGCCCAGCAGGCTCCTGATCGTATTGCAGTGATCGATGGGCAAACCGTTTCAATTGGCACCGGCTGGCTCGTCTTTGAGGCAGCGCATCTTGCTGTTCAAGGTGCAAGCCAGGCAACCATTGTTGAAACGATTGAACGCCGCAAACGAGATGTTCGTGTTTTTGCGATGCTTGATACGCTCGAGTATCTCTATCGTGGCGGGCGAATCGGCCGTGCTTCAGCATTTCTCGGCACGGCTCTCCAGGTGAAGCCGATCTTGACAGTCCGCGAAGGGGTGGTGGAGCCTGTCGAACGTGTCCGCACGACTCGTCGCGCGATAGAACGGCTTGTTGAGTTAGCAGCTGAACATGGTCCCTTCGACCATCTCGCGGTTCTTCACCTCGATGCACTTGCCCTCGCTGAGTCATTACGCGACCGGCTGCTCGCGCTTTACCCCGACCAAACGATTCCGCTGAGCAATCTCGGGCCAGTTGTCGGCACATATACTGGCCCAGGAACACTTGGCTTTGCTGGCCTGAAAAAGACAGGCTGA
- a CDS encoding sialidase family protein encodes MPVIQPPVRLSFNGGKSWIQPTYTGWTARDCLGPAPCQPHVGPIGTLPWYYENGLVSDGDPALAFGPKPGPDGRFAWSNGVRLYYANLTANFSDQRGQEAFRGAEAIAVSRTDDLQAAANGDKNAWMPPVLVSQRLSTTTFSDKDNIWADNAASSPYFSWVYVCWVSFRSDGAAPEPLLVSHSSDGGDTWSAPVQVTAAANTGANPGRQGCQLRTDSKGTVYVFWEGFEPTLKSSVQYMARSFDGGAHFEQPRVIATVVDVGQYDPVQGDVTFDGVAGARTNSFPAVSIANGAPYGGGPDIIAVAWADARLGLNREQLLVQISTDGGNTWSPPMNAAQAGDRPDFPWIALSPNGRDLYVVYDAFIDPWRTETSSPRRFLGIVRHADTAHPDAWTTLFRGAIGDARGSSTNSLAAEFLGDYNWIVATDTAAFAVWNDGRNVSVCEAINVYRQNLASGTPATRPVPQQDCPKAFGNTDIYGGSFVDPTP; translated from the coding sequence ATGCCGGTGATCCAACCACCTGTCCGTTTATCTTTTAACGGGGGCAAGAGTTGGATTCAGCCAACCTATACCGGTTGGACTGCCCGGGATTGTCTCGGCCCAGCCCCCTGCCAGCCACATGTCGGGCCGATCGGCACCCTGCCCTGGTATTACGAAAATGGCCTCGTTTCTGATGGCGATCCTGCGCTTGCTTTCGGGCCAAAGCCCGGTCCAGATGGGCGCTTTGCATGGAGTAATGGGGTTCGCCTGTACTATGCGAATTTGACCGCAAATTTCTCGGACCAACGTGGTCAAGAGGCTTTCCGTGGTGCAGAAGCGATTGCGGTCTCACGCACCGATGACCTCCAGGCCGCTGCAAATGGCGATAAAAATGCGTGGATGCCTCCAGTTCTTGTCTCGCAACGGCTCAGCACGACAACCTTTAGCGATAAAGACAACATCTGGGCGGATAATGCTGCGTCGAGCCCATATTTCAGCTGGGTCTATGTCTGTTGGGTTTCTTTCCGTAGTGACGGTGCTGCGCCTGAGCCATTGCTTGTGAGTCACTCCTCTGATGGAGGCGATACCTGGTCAGCACCAGTCCAGGTAACTGCTGCTGCTAATACTGGAGCCAATCCCGGACGGCAAGGATGTCAGCTGCGCACTGACAGTAAAGGCACTGTCTATGTCTTTTGGGAAGGCTTTGAACCGACGCTGAAGTCGAGTGTCCAGTACATGGCGCGCTCATTTGATGGCGGTGCCCACTTTGAGCAACCGCGCGTTATTGCAACGGTGGTCGACGTTGGTCAGTATGACCCTGTGCAGGGTGATGTGACGTTTGACGGTGTTGCTGGCGCACGGACGAACAGCTTCCCCGCGGTGAGTATTGCCAATGGTGCTCCTTACGGCGGCGGACCAGATATTATCGCGGTCGCTTGGGCCGATGCGCGCCTTGGACTCAATCGAGAGCAATTGCTCGTCCAGATTTCAACAGATGGCGGAAATACATGGTCACCTCCGATGAATGCAGCTCAAGCTGGCGATCGTCCAGACTTTCCGTGGATCGCTCTTTCTCCAAATGGCCGTGACCTCTATGTGGTGTACGACGCGTTCATCGATCCGTGGCGCACTGAAACCAGTTCGCCCCGTCGGTTCCTCGGAATCGTCCGCCATGCTGATACTGCCCACCCTGATGCCTGGACAACCCTGTTCCGCGGCGCGATTGGCGATGCTCGAGGGTCGAGTACCAATAGCCTCGCAGCGGAATTTCTTGGAGACTATAACTGGATCGTCGCAACCGATACTGCAGCTTTTGCCGTCTGGAATGATGGTCGTAATGTGAGTGTCTGCGAGGCGATCAATGTCTATCGCCAGAACCTCGCGAGCGGCACACCCGCGACCCGCCCTGTGCCCCAGCAAGATTGTCCGAAAGCGTTTGGGAATACCGACATCTACGGTGGCAGTTTCGTTGATCCAACGCCGTAG